In one Drosophila pseudoobscura strain MV-25-SWS-2005 chromosome X, UCI_Dpse_MV25, whole genome shotgun sequence genomic region, the following are encoded:
- the HDAC1 gene encoding histone deacetylase HDAC1 isoform X3: protein MQSHSKKRVCYYYDSDIGNYYYGQGHPMKPHRIRMTHNLLLNYGLYRKMEIYRPHKATADEMTKFHSDEYVRFLRSIRPDNMTEYNKQMQRFNVGEDCPVFDGLYEFCQLSAGGSVAAAVKLNKQASEICINWGGGLHHAKKSEASGFCYVNDIVLGILELLKYHQRVLYIDIDVHHGDGVEEAFYTTDRVMTVSFHKYGEYFPGTGDLRDIGAGKGKYYAVNIPLRDGMDDDAYESIFVPIISKVMETFQPAAVVLQCGADSLTGDRLGCFNLTVKGHGKCVDFVKKYNLPFLMVGGGGYTIRNVSRCWTYETSVALAVDIANELPYNDYFEYFGPDFKLHISPSNMTNQNTSEYLEKIKNRLFENLRMLPHAPGVQIQAIPEDAINDESDDEDKVDKDDRLPQSDKDKRIVPENEYSDSEDEGEGGRRDNRAYKGQRKRPRLDKDNNSNKASSEASSEIKDEKEKVDGADGEESTASNANSNSNNNSSSNNKSDNDSSAPASGATTGGGSGSGSGSGSGAKAAKENNI from the exons ATGCAATCTCACAGCAAGAAACGCGTCTGCTACTACTACGACA GTGACATTGGCAACTACTACTATGGCCAGGGGCACCCCATGAAGCCCCACCGCATACGCATGACCCACAATCTGCTCCTGAACTACGGTCTATACCGGAAAATGGAGATTTAC CGACCACACAAAGCCACTGCCGATGAGATGACCAAGTTCCATTCGGACGAGTACGTCCGATTCCTGCGATCCATCAGGCCGGACAACATGACCGAATATAACAAGCAGATGCAGCGCTTCAATGTAGGCGAAGATTGCCCCGTGTTCGACGGTCTCTACGAGTTCTGTCAGCTGTCGGCGGGTGGCTCCGTGGCCGCAGCCGTCAAGCTGAACAAACAGGCCTCCGAGATCTGCATCAACTGGGGCGGCGGTCTGCATCATGCGAAAAAATCGGAAGCCTCTGGATTCTGCTATGTGAATGATATTGTTCTGGGCATCTTGGAGCTGCTAAAGTACCACCAGCGTGTTCTCTACATCGACATCGATGTGCACCACGGCGATGGTGTCGAGGAGGCCTTTTACACCACGGACCGCGTGATGACCGTCAGCTTCCACAAGTACGGCGAGTACTTCCCGGGCACTGGCGACCTGCGCGACATTGGCGCCGGCAAGGGCAAGTACTATGCCGTCAATATCCCCCTACGCGATGGCATGGACGATGACGCGTACGAGAGCATCTTCGTGCCCATAATTTCGAAGGTAATGGAGACATTCCAGCCGGCGGCGGTGGTCCTGCAATGCGGCGCGGACTCCCTTACCGGCGACCGGCTCGGCTGCTTTAACCTGACGGTGAAGGGGCACGGTAAGTGCGTCGATTTCGTAAAGAAGTACAACCTACCCTTCCTGATGGTCGGCGGCGGTGGCTACACCATCCGCAACGTCTCCCGGTGTTGGACGTACGAGACGTCCGTGGCGCTGGCCGTGGACATTGCCAACGAACTGCCCTACAACGACTACTTCGAGTACTTTGGGCCCGACTTCAAACTGCACATCAGCCCCAGCAACATGACTAACCAGAACACGTCCGAGTATCTGGAGAAGATCAAGAACAGGCTTTTCGAGAACCTGCGCATGCTGCCACACGCACCGGGCGTCCAGATCCAGGCCATACCCGAGGACGCGATCAACGATGAATCCGACGATGAGGACAAGGTGGATAAGGATGATCGCCTGCCGCAGAGCGACAAGGATAAGCGCATTGTGCCCGAAAACGAGTACTCGGACTCGGAGGATGAGGGCGAGGGCGGACGGCGGGACAACCGCGCATACAAGGGACAGCGCAAGCGTCCGCGACTCGACAAGgataacaacagcaacaaggcATCCTCAGAAGCGTCCAGCGAGATTAAGGATGAGAAGGAGAAGG TAGACGGCGCTGATGGCGAAGAATCGACGGCATCCaatgccaacagcaacagtaacaacaacagcagcagcaacaacaagagcgATAACGATTCGAGTGCGCCAGCCAGCGGGGCAACGACTGGGGGCGGTTCAGGATCGGGTTCCGGCTCCGGTTCGGGGGCCAAGGCCGCCAAGGAGAACAACATATGA
- the HDAC1 gene encoding histone deacetylase HDAC1 isoform X2: MLKCARMYLYVCFVRRKCTLKGCCRKVRSAHGRFNDRGGDIGNYYYGQGHPMKPHRIRMTHNLLLNYGLYRKMEIYRPHKATADEMTKFHSDEYVRFLRSIRPDNMTEYNKQMQRFNVGEDCPVFDGLYEFCQLSAGGSVAAAVKLNKQASEICINWGGGLHHAKKSEASGFCYVNDIVLGILELLKYHQRVLYIDIDVHHGDGVEEAFYTTDRVMTVSFHKYGEYFPGTGDLRDIGAGKGKYYAVNIPLRDGMDDDAYESIFVPIISKVMETFQPAAVVLQCGADSLTGDRLGCFNLTVKGHGKCVDFVKKYNLPFLMVGGGGYTIRNVSRCWTYETSVALAVDIANELPYNDYFEYFGPDFKLHISPSNMTNQNTSEYLEKIKNRLFENLRMLPHAPGVQIQAIPEDAINDESDDEDKVDKDDRLPQSDKDKRIVPENEYSDSEDEGEGGRRDNRAYKGQRKRPRLDKDNNSNKASSEASSEIKDEKEKDGADGEESTASNANSNSNNNSSSNNKSDNDSSAPASGATTGGGSGSGSGSGSGAKAAKENNI; the protein is encoded by the exons atgcttAAGTGTGCGCGTATGTACCTGTATGTCTGCTTTGTTCGGCGAAAGTGTACTCTGAAGGGTTGTTGTCGAAAAGTGCGCTCTGCGCATGGACGCTTCAACGACCGTGGCg GTGACATTGGCAACTACTACTATGGCCAGGGGCACCCCATGAAGCCCCACCGCATACGCATGACCCACAATCTGCTCCTGAACTACGGTCTATACCGGAAAATGGAGATTTAC CGACCACACAAAGCCACTGCCGATGAGATGACCAAGTTCCATTCGGACGAGTACGTCCGATTCCTGCGATCCATCAGGCCGGACAACATGACCGAATATAACAAGCAGATGCAGCGCTTCAATGTAGGCGAAGATTGCCCCGTGTTCGACGGTCTCTACGAGTTCTGTCAGCTGTCGGCGGGTGGCTCCGTGGCCGCAGCCGTCAAGCTGAACAAACAGGCCTCCGAGATCTGCATCAACTGGGGCGGCGGTCTGCATCATGCGAAAAAATCGGAAGCCTCTGGATTCTGCTATGTGAATGATATTGTTCTGGGCATCTTGGAGCTGCTAAAGTACCACCAGCGTGTTCTCTACATCGACATCGATGTGCACCACGGCGATGGTGTCGAGGAGGCCTTTTACACCACGGACCGCGTGATGACCGTCAGCTTCCACAAGTACGGCGAGTACTTCCCGGGCACTGGCGACCTGCGCGACATTGGCGCCGGCAAGGGCAAGTACTATGCCGTCAATATCCCCCTACGCGATGGCATGGACGATGACGCGTACGAGAGCATCTTCGTGCCCATAATTTCGAAGGTAATGGAGACATTCCAGCCGGCGGCGGTGGTCCTGCAATGCGGCGCGGACTCCCTTACCGGCGACCGGCTCGGCTGCTTTAACCTGACGGTGAAGGGGCACGGTAAGTGCGTCGATTTCGTAAAGAAGTACAACCTACCCTTCCTGATGGTCGGCGGCGGTGGCTACACCATCCGCAACGTCTCCCGGTGTTGGACGTACGAGACGTCCGTGGCGCTGGCCGTGGACATTGCCAACGAACTGCCCTACAACGACTACTTCGAGTACTTTGGGCCCGACTTCAAACTGCACATCAGCCCCAGCAACATGACTAACCAGAACACGTCCGAGTATCTGGAGAAGATCAAGAACAGGCTTTTCGAGAACCTGCGCATGCTGCCACACGCACCGGGCGTCCAGATCCAGGCCATACCCGAGGACGCGATCAACGATGAATCCGACGATGAGGACAAGGTGGATAAGGATGATCGCCTGCCGCAGAGCGACAAGGATAAGCGCATTGTGCCCGAAAACGAGTACTCGGACTCGGAGGATGAGGGCGAGGGCGGACGGCGGGACAACCGCGCATACAAGGGACAGCGCAAGCGTCCGCGACTCGACAAGgataacaacagcaacaaggcATCCTCAGAAGCGTCCAGCGAGATTAAGGATGAGAAGGAGAAGG ACGGCGCTGATGGCGAAGAATCGACGGCATCCaatgccaacagcaacagtaacaacaacagcagcagcaacaacaagagcgATAACGATTCGAGTGCGCCAGCCAGCGGGGCAACGACTGGGGGCGGTTCAGGATCGGGTTCCGGCTCCGGTTCGGGGGCCAAGGCCGCCAAGGAGAACAACATATGA
- the HDAC1 gene encoding histone deacetylase HDAC1 isoform X1: MYLYVCFVRRKCTLKGCCRKVRSAHGRFNDRGGDIGNYYYGQGHPMKPHRIRMTHNLLLNYGLYRKMEIYRPHKATADEMTKFHSDEYVRFLRSIRPDNMTEYNKQMQRFNVGEDCPVFDGLYEFCQLSAGGSVAAAVKLNKQASEICINWGGGLHHAKKSEASGFCYVNDIVLGILELLKYHQRVLYIDIDVHHGDGVEEAFYTTDRVMTVSFHKYGEYFPGTGDLRDIGAGKGKYYAVNIPLRDGMDDDAYESIFVPIISKVMETFQPAAVVLQCGADSLTGDRLGCFNLTVKGHGKCVDFVKKYNLPFLMVGGGGYTIRNVSRCWTYETSVALAVDIANELPYNDYFEYFGPDFKLHISPSNMTNQNTSEYLEKIKNRLFENLRMLPHAPGVQIQAIPEDAINDESDDEDKVDKDDRLPQSDKDKRIVPENEYSDSEDEGEGGRRDNRAYKGQRKRPRLDKDNNSNKASSEASSEIKDEKEKVDGADGEESTASNANSNSNNNSSSNNKSDNDSSAPASGATTGGGSGSGSGSGSGAKAAKENNI, encoded by the exons ATGTACCTGTATGTCTGCTTTGTTCGGCGAAAGTGTACTCTGAAGGGTTGTTGTCGAAAAGTGCGCTCTGCGCATGGACGCTTCAACGACCGTGGCg GTGACATTGGCAACTACTACTATGGCCAGGGGCACCCCATGAAGCCCCACCGCATACGCATGACCCACAATCTGCTCCTGAACTACGGTCTATACCGGAAAATGGAGATTTAC CGACCACACAAAGCCACTGCCGATGAGATGACCAAGTTCCATTCGGACGAGTACGTCCGATTCCTGCGATCCATCAGGCCGGACAACATGACCGAATATAACAAGCAGATGCAGCGCTTCAATGTAGGCGAAGATTGCCCCGTGTTCGACGGTCTCTACGAGTTCTGTCAGCTGTCGGCGGGTGGCTCCGTGGCCGCAGCCGTCAAGCTGAACAAACAGGCCTCCGAGATCTGCATCAACTGGGGCGGCGGTCTGCATCATGCGAAAAAATCGGAAGCCTCTGGATTCTGCTATGTGAATGATATTGTTCTGGGCATCTTGGAGCTGCTAAAGTACCACCAGCGTGTTCTCTACATCGACATCGATGTGCACCACGGCGATGGTGTCGAGGAGGCCTTTTACACCACGGACCGCGTGATGACCGTCAGCTTCCACAAGTACGGCGAGTACTTCCCGGGCACTGGCGACCTGCGCGACATTGGCGCCGGCAAGGGCAAGTACTATGCCGTCAATATCCCCCTACGCGATGGCATGGACGATGACGCGTACGAGAGCATCTTCGTGCCCATAATTTCGAAGGTAATGGAGACATTCCAGCCGGCGGCGGTGGTCCTGCAATGCGGCGCGGACTCCCTTACCGGCGACCGGCTCGGCTGCTTTAACCTGACGGTGAAGGGGCACGGTAAGTGCGTCGATTTCGTAAAGAAGTACAACCTACCCTTCCTGATGGTCGGCGGCGGTGGCTACACCATCCGCAACGTCTCCCGGTGTTGGACGTACGAGACGTCCGTGGCGCTGGCCGTGGACATTGCCAACGAACTGCCCTACAACGACTACTTCGAGTACTTTGGGCCCGACTTCAAACTGCACATCAGCCCCAGCAACATGACTAACCAGAACACGTCCGAGTATCTGGAGAAGATCAAGAACAGGCTTTTCGAGAACCTGCGCATGCTGCCACACGCACCGGGCGTCCAGATCCAGGCCATACCCGAGGACGCGATCAACGATGAATCCGACGATGAGGACAAGGTGGATAAGGATGATCGCCTGCCGCAGAGCGACAAGGATAAGCGCATTGTGCCCGAAAACGAGTACTCGGACTCGGAGGATGAGGGCGAGGGCGGACGGCGGGACAACCGCGCATACAAGGGACAGCGCAAGCGTCCGCGACTCGACAAGgataacaacagcaacaaggcATCCTCAGAAGCGTCCAGCGAGATTAAGGATGAGAAGGAGAAGG TAGACGGCGCTGATGGCGAAGAATCGACGGCATCCaatgccaacagcaacagtaacaacaacagcagcagcaacaacaagagcgATAACGATTCGAGTGCGCCAGCCAGCGGGGCAACGACTGGGGGCGGTTCAGGATCGGGTTCCGGCTCCGGTTCGGGGGCCAAGGCCGCCAAGGAGAACAACATATGA
- the LOC4812013 gene encoding uncharacterized protein, whose protein sequence is MCLVQKKNSAQPEAQQLPQKQETTSQSPSPTPQPPSPTAAYVMFKHREELSRRNGRTARASLTKIHLTTELIARTKQNIRQCSFEDLAILARETIFRKSLQRRLHYRRMEMGLKIKQKRMAHK, encoded by the coding sequence ATGTGTCTCGTACAGAAGAAAAACAGCGCACAGCCCGAGgcccagcagctgccacagaaGCAGGAGACGACGAGtcagagtccgagtccgaCGCCGCAGCCTCCATCCCCCACCGCCGCCTATGTGATGTTCAAGCACCGCGAGGAGCTGAGCCGACGCAATGGGCGGACGGCCCGCGCCTCCCTCACCAAGATTCATCTGACCACCGAACTGATAGCCCGCACCAAGCAGAACATTCGACAGTGCAGCTTCGAGGATCTGGCCATCCTGGCCAGGGAGACGATCTTCCGCAAGAGTCTGCAGCGTCGCCTGCACTACAGACGCATGGAAATGGGACTGAAGATCAAACAGAAACGCATGGCCCACAAGTGA